The DNA region GTATCGATACGTATACTTCAGAAATCGACCGCTGACGTTCGAAACGAGGATCGAATATCACACTTCAGTGACTGTTAATATTCCAAAGTTTAATGCCGATTGATAATCTATTCGGACAGAAGAGCACATGACCGATAGTACGACCGATGAAAAATCGAGGGAGGGGGATTTCGATATCGGTCCGAGCATGGACGAGCTCTTCGGGGAAATCGAAGACGACTCGGCCGACGAGGAGCCGGTTGACCCCGACGAGACGGCCCACGGTGACGGCGTCGAAGACGTGACTGCCGCCGACCTCTTCAGTCAGCTTCGCGACGAGGCCGCCGCCGACCCCGGGATGGACGAGGTTCTCGAGGACGAGAGCCCCGAGGAGATCATCGCGAGCGCCGACGAGGACGACGAGCCGGATCACGACGTCGACGACGAGCTGGTCGACGAGGGCGCGCTCGACGACCTGTTGCTCACCGGTCGGACGCGATCCGACGAGTTCCTCTGGATCGACAGCGGTGACGACTCGTCTTCCGTGGACGACGGCGATTCGGGAGCGACGGAAACGGAATCGATCCAGGGAACAGATGGGGCCGAGGACGATTCCGAGTCCGTGTCCGAACCTGAATCCGAGTTGGAATCTGGATCCGAGCCCGAACCTGAAACTGAATCCGGGTTCGTGGTCGAGGACGAGGGTGAGGGCGAGGGCGCGGACATGGGCGAAGCCGATGTCGATGTCGACGATAACGTCGAACACGAGGACGATTCCGCCTCCGGATTCGAGGCAGAGTCCAAACCCGAAGCCGAGCGGGCCGAGTCAGTCGACGAACCGGACAGCGTCAGTGACGTTGGCGACGCCGACGACGATGACGAGAGCGCTCCCGAACCAGACACCACCCCTCGAGCCGGGCGCGTCGACTACTCCCTCGAGTCGACCGCGTCAGACGAGGAGTCGACATCAGGCGAGGAGTCCGCACTCGTCGTCTCTGACGCCGAATCGACGGAAACGGACCTCGTTCCGACGGACGACGGAGACGAGGACGAGGACTCGAGCGGCTTCCTGGGCTGGCTCCGTTCGAAACTTCCGTTCTGACGGACGCTTCGAGCAGCTCGAGCACAGCGAAATCGTTTTTGACGCGGCGAACGAGCGAGACGTATGAGCACCGACGACGAGACGAATCCGGAAGGAGACGACGAACTCGAGCGCATACGCGAACGCAAGATCGAGGAACTGAAGGCGAAAGCCGAACAGGACCACCAGCACGCATCGAGTCCGGACCAGCCGATCGCCGTCGAGAGCCAGTCGCACTTCGAGCAGGTGCTACAGGAACACGGTCGCGTGCTCGTCGACTTCTACGCCGACTGGTGTGGTCCCTGTCAGATGCTCGCGCCCGTCCTCGACCGACTCGCCGCCGAAACGTCGGGAACGATCGCGAAAGTTGACACCGAGGCGCTCCCGGGGGTCGCCCAGCAGTACGGCGTCCGCGGGCTCCCGACGTTGATCCTCTTCGAGAACGGCCAGCCCGCCAAACAGCTGGTGGGGATGCAGGAGGAATCGACGTTGCGCGGGCTGCTCGAGTAGCTCTGGTCGGGTTCAAGGACTCCCGCTCCAGGCGGACGGCAGACTCGGCGACTATCGAACGACCGTCACCGGAACGTTCGCTCGCTTGACGACGATTTCGGCCGTACTCCCCATCTGTAGACCGGCCGCGCCACCGCGTCCGCGGCTGCCCATGACGATCTGGTCGGCGTCCGCGTCCTCGGCGTGGGCCACGATCGACTGGGCTGGCGACCCGACAGCGGTGGCGGTCTCGATTGACGCGTCGCCACCCTCGAGCGACGCCTTCGCTTCGGCGAAGAGATCGGCGGCCTCCGACTCCTGGTCGGCGAGCCAGGCGTTAGTCAGGGGCGAAAGCTGTTCCTCGGTCGGGGTCACCTCGAACGGATCGATCGCGTGAAACAGGACGATCGAGGCGTCCGGAAACGTTTCGAGAGCGTACTCGAGGGCCGCCTGTGCGTGCGAGGATCCGTCGTGCGGGACGAGAATCGAGCGTGCCATACTGTTCGGTTCGACGGGCGGAACCGTAAAGCCACCACGGGGGTTCGGCGGTGGAGTCTCGCGTCCGATCAGTGAGCAGTCAGCGTTACCTGCCAGTGGAGTGAAATACTCGTCCGTCGTAGTATGAGACAATGGAACGCGATCGTGAGTTCGGCCGTCGGATCGCCGTCGGATCGATCGTCGCTGCCCTGTTTCTGTTGGTCGCCCACGTTGCTCTCTCGTTTCTCGGCGTTCTCGTCTTCGCGGTCTTCCTCTACTACGCCGTTCGCCCGATCTATCGAGCCCTCGACCGGTTCAACGTTCCGAGACGGCCACGGGCGATCCTCGCGCTCGTCCTGTTCGGCGTGCCGTTCCTCGTGCTCATCACCTACACGATCGCGATCATCGTCATCGAGACCCAGGCGTTGCTCGAGGCCTACAACGTGCAGGATCAGTTTCTCGACGAGGTGATTACGGACATCGACGTGACCGGCCTCGACCTCGACGAGATTCGACGCATCGTCACGGACCTCTCCTCGCAGGCATCCCTCGGCGTCGTGGTATTGAGCCTCGGAGGAACGGTGAGCCTCGTCAGCGGCGCAGTCGTCCAGTTGATCATCATGGTCACGCTGGTGTACTACATGCTCATCGACGGCCCGCGATTCGTCTCGTGGGCACTCGAGACCTACGACGAGTCGGGCGTCATGCGCGCTTACGCTCGCGCCGTGGACCCCGAACTCTCGATGACGCTCTTTGGCAACATCGTCAACGTGTTCGTCACGGCCATCGTCGGCGTCGTGACGTTCTACACGTACAATTTCTTTGCCCCCGCTGCGGTCGACGTTCCGTTTCCGGCGCTGATCGGCGCGCTGACCGGTATCGGGAGCCTCATCCCGGTCGTCGGCATCAAACTCGTTTACGTCCCCGTCATCGTCCTCCTCGCGGCGAACGCGTGGGCGGCCGGCGACCTCTCGCTCCTCGTGCCAGTTGGCGCACTGGCGGCCGTCAGCGCGGTCCTCGTCGACTTCATCCCCGACTTCTTCATTCGGGCCCACATCAGCGGCAAGCAAACCCACACGGGCATGCTCCTGGTCTCCTACATCGTCGGCCCTCTCGTCTTCGGCTTCTACGGACTGTTCCTCGCCCCAATTTTGCTGATCCTCGTGATCAACGCGGTCTATATCCTCCTTCCCTACGTCCTCACCGGCCAGCCGTCGGGGGTTCGACAGGCCCGGCTCACGGAGTACCGTGACGGACGGCCCGAGGTCTCGAGCGTTGAAGGAACCGAGGCACCTGGGGCCGAACGAACCGAGGCCGAACCAGCCGTCTCGAGCGAAGGGCCATCCGATCACCGATAACTACCCGGTCGATCGGTCAGGAGTCGAAACGCGAGACACTCACACGAACCGACTGGCTGCTAGCTACTTGGGCCTGGCTCGAGTGTATTCCCTATTGCTCGAATACGGCGTCGCTCGAGCACAACGAGCGCGGCGTCGCGCGAACCCAGCGAACGCGGCACCGTTCGAATCCAGCGAACACGACACCGCGTTCGAGCCAGCAGGTGATCCACATCACGTCGACACCGCCGCCACACGCTCGATCAGACCCCCCAAACACGCCA from Natronosalvus rutilus includes:
- the trxA gene encoding thioredoxin; amino-acid sequence: MSTDDETNPEGDDELERIRERKIEELKAKAEQDHQHASSPDQPIAVESQSHFEQVLQEHGRVLVDFYADWCGPCQMLAPVLDRLAAETSGTIAKVDTEALPGVAQQYGVRGLPTLILFENGQPAKQLVGMQEESTLRGLLE
- a CDS encoding AI-2E family transporter, with protein sequence MERDREFGRRIAVGSIVAALFLLVAHVALSFLGVLVFAVFLYYAVRPIYRALDRFNVPRRPRAILALVLFGVPFLVLITYTIAIIVIETQALLEAYNVQDQFLDEVITDIDVTGLDLDEIRRIVTDLSSQASLGVVVLSLGGTVSLVSGAVVQLIIMVTLVYYMLIDGPRFVSWALETYDESGVMRAYARAVDPELSMTLFGNIVNVFVTAIVGVVTFYTYNFFAPAAVDVPFPALIGALTGIGSLIPVVGIKLVYVPVIVLLAANAWAAGDLSLLVPVGALAAVSAVLVDFIPDFFIRAHISGKQTHTGMLLVSYIVGPLVFGFYGLFLAPILLILVINAVYILLPYVLTGQPSGVRQARLTEYRDGRPEVSSVEGTEAPGAERTEAEPAVSSEGPSDHR
- a CDS encoding universal stress protein; this encodes MARSILVPHDGSSHAQAALEYALETFPDASIVLFHAIDPFEVTPTEEQLSPLTNAWLADQESEAADLFAEAKASLEGGDASIETATAVGSPAQSIVAHAEDADADQIVMGSRGRGGAAGLQMGSTAEIVVKRANVPVTVVR